Proteins encoded together in one Diabrotica undecimpunctata isolate CICGRU chromosome 3, icDiaUnde3, whole genome shotgun sequence window:
- the LOC140435693 gene encoding myb/SANT-like DNA-binding domain-containing protein 3 yields the protein MEKVNKRVNFSSQEKEELISLVSKYKDILENKKTNGVSAKDKDAAWEKLSFEFNSKGLNTFRSKEQLKKYWANLKQLERQAAANIKINRFKTGGGPFQPQNEPDETVLEIINFKTVTGLENPYDDEAVWDKDHFLLTGM from the coding sequence ATGGAAAAAGTCAACAAAAGAGTTAACTTTTCTTCTCAAGAAAAGGAGGAATTAATATCTTTGGTATCCAAATACAAGGATATTcttgaaaacaaaaaaactaaCGGTGTGTCTGCCAAAGATAAAGATGCGGCATGGGAGAAATTAAGTTTCGAATTTAATTCGAAAGGTTTAAATACCTTTCGATCCAAAGAACAACTAAAGAAATATTGGGCCAATTTAAAACAATTGGAGAGACAGGCAGcagcaaatataaaaataaatagatttaaAACAGGAGGAGGGCCGTTCCAGCCGCAAAATGAACCTGATGAAACAGTCCtagaaattataaattttaaaacagttaCGGGTTTAGAGAATCCATATGATGATGAAGCTGTATGGGACAAAGATCATTTTCTACTAACAGGTATGTAA